The Ranitomeya imitator isolate aRanImi1 chromosome 3, aRanImi1.pri, whole genome shotgun sequence genome has a window encoding:
- the LMBR1L gene encoding protein LMBR1L has product MEADQDVSLREQLFHEWVRQCIICTLLFSALYLISYMIITKFKKHADFTTVDLEDAAVNRIALWMCTFTLAVSVGAVLLLPFSIISNEVLLSLPHNYYIQWLNGSLIHGLWNLVFLFSNLSLIFLMPFAYFFTEAEGFAGSKKGVMSRVYETSVVLLLLTLLVFGILWVASAIVDDDAAGRESLYDLWEYYLPYLYSGISLFGVLLLLFCTPLGLSRMFSVTGKLLVKPRLLENLEEHLSCTAFEEAAISRKISTKASCWLNLNMEALQKRLLAIKSHRITLEMRRKASPWQRNLVYPLAMLLLLALTGISVLIVCFHILELLIDDAAMPKGMQDSRLGKVSFSVFGPFGAAVQVVLIFYLMAASVVGFYSSPFFIRLLPQKHNTTMTKIIGNCVSLLVLSSALPVFSRTLGITRFDLLGDFGRSNWLGNFYLIFLYNILFAGLTTLCLVKKFTWAMQAELIRAFGLDRLSLPVTRIRSQGKA; this is encoded by the exons ATCTGCACCCTGCTTTTCTCTGCCCTCTACCTCATCTCCTACATGATTATCACCAAGTTCAAGAAACATGCTGATTTCACCACTG TTGATCTCGAAGATGCTGCCGTTAACAGAATTGC GCTATGGATGTGCACATTTACGCTGGCGGTGTCTGTGGGGGCCGTCCTCCTGCTGCCCTTCTCCATCATCAGTAATGAGGTGCTACTCTCTCTGCCACACAACTACTACATCCAGTGGCTGAATGGATCCCTCATCCATG GCCTTTGGAACTTGGTGTTTCTGTTTTCAAATCTCTCTCTAATATTTCTGATGCCATTTGCTTATTTCTTCACTGAGGCAGAAGGATTTGCGGGATCAAAAAAG GGAGTGATGTCCAGAGTATATGAGACCTCTGTAGTTCTTCTGCTTCTCACCCTCCTGGTCTTCGGCATTCTGTGGGTGGCATCTGCAATTGTAGACGACGACGCTGCTGGGAGGGAATCTCTCTATG acctgtgggaatactACCTCCCGTACCTGTACTCTGGCATCTCTCTGTTTGGTGTCCTGCTCCTATTAT tTTGCACTCCATTAGGACTGTCACGGATGTTCTCAGTTACTGGAAAGCTGCTTGTCAAACCTCGG CTCTTGGAGAACTTGGAGGAACACCTGAGCTGTACGGCATTTGAAGAAGCCGCTATATCCCGTAAAATCTCAA CTAAGGCATCTTGTTGGCTGAACCTAAACATGGAGGCTCTACAGAAAAGACTATTGGCTATAAAGAGCCACAGGATTACATTAG agatgagAAGGAAAGCCTCACCATGGCAGCGTAATTTGGTCTACCCCCTGGCCATGTTGCTGCTGCTCGCACTCACG GGCATCTCTGTGCTGATCGTCTGCTTCCACATCTTGGAACTTCTCATCGATGATGCCGCCATGCCAAAAGGAATGCAG GACTCGCGCCTTGGGAAGGTTTCTTTCTCGGTCTTCGGGCCCTTTGGCGCAGCCGTGCAAGTCGTCCTCATATT CTACCTGATGGCCGCGTCGGTCGTTGGGTTTTACAGCTCTCCGTTCTTCATACGCCTCCTGCCCCAGAAACATAACACAACCATGACCAAA ATCATTGGAAACTGTGTGTCCTTGCTTGTTCTCAGCTCTGCCCTCCCTGTCTTCTCAAGAACGTTGG GGATTACTAGATTTGACCTTCTGGGAGACTTTGGGCGTTCCAACTGGCTGGGAAATTTTTACCTGATCTTCCTGTACAACATCTTGTTTGCCGGTCTCACCACACTTTGCCTAGTAAAGAAGTTCACCTGGGCCATGCAAGCTGAGCTTATCCGTGCATTCG GACTAGACAGATTATCTCTGCCTGTGACCAGAATTCGCAGTCAAGGAAAGGCGTGA